The Malassezia japonica chromosome 9, complete sequence genomic interval GCACGAGACCGCGACGGTGCacaagcgcaagcgcccgACGTCGATGAGCGGCCCCGAGAAGCGCATCGCATCCGAGGCCAactcggtgcgcatcgTCTCGGACGGCAGCACCGTGTCGACCGCGAGCACTGCGTCCAAGGACGCCAaggacacgctcgaggcgcccgacacgcccaaggcgccgcactcgccgctcgctgccCTCGCGGGGCTTGGGCCGCGGCCCTACTCCCCGGCACCCTTCTCGCCGATGccgtccgaggcgccggagGCGAAGCCGGTCGAAGCGAGCAACGCCAAGGCCAACGAGAGCCAAGACAAGGCGGCAGCGGTGCCGACGGACACCAAggaggccgcgccgagcgagaccGAGGCCAAGTCCGACAACGGGCCGACGCCCAAGGCAGAGTCGGCAGAGACCGTGCCCAGCACCGAGTCCGATGCACCTGCGACGCCCTCTACACCTGTTGCGCCTACGCCCTTGTACGAGCCGGTCGCCAAGAAGCCTGTGTACACGGACCGTGCTGCAGAGAGCGGCCTGTTGTCTGCGCTGATGCGCGCGAACGAGCGGGCGCATACCCCTCCCCCTCCGACGCCCCGGATGGAGACGGAGGATGCagaggccaaggaggccgCAACCAAAGaagccgaggccaaggaaGCCGAGGCCAGGGaagccgaggccaaggaggcaGAAGCCCAAGCGGCCGAGGCCAGGGAAGCCGAAGCCCATGCCAAGGCCCAGAGGGAGGCCGAAGAGGCCCGgaaagaggccgaggccaaggcggccgaggcggccgaaGCGGCTGCCAAGGCCTccctcgccgagccccCGTCGGCCCCTCCGCTGCTGGTTGGCGCGCGCACCTCCCCCAGCCACGCACGCATTGCACGCACGCCCAtggccgacgtcgacaaCGTCCCCCAATCTGTTGTTCCCCCTGACACCCCCAAGACGAGCACGCACGCATCGAGTGCCCttcgtgcgcgtgcgcagcgttACCTGAAGGCCTCCGAGAGCGGCACGATCGACACCAAGACCCCTGACCCTGCTCCTGAACCGACCGCGACCGAGAACGTTTCGCCCAGCAAGCCGGCCTACCAGCCGTCGGCGCTCAGCGAGtcgctgcgtcgccgcaTGGCCAAATTTGAGCCGGCCGCTTAGTTGATAGTGCACGGGCCATAATGCTGACTAAATCATACGCCAGGGCAGTGCTTCTTGTCTTTTACCATGTCTGGACCCGCACCGTGGCCGCCTGACCGCGAAGGctcggcagcagcgccagcgctgCCACAGGCCGCGGCTCTTCCATATGAGCATGCCACAGATCCAACACCACCTCCGGGGGCATCTGCACCGCGTGTGACGGTCGTCGACCCGCCGACGATTTCCCTGGCGGGCCTGCCGAAATTTGAGCCCGGcacggccgtcgaggcgggcACGCCTGGCCCACCGATGCACGATCCCGGCTCGCCCACCGACTACTTTGACTGGGTTACCGACAATGATGTGTCGGAATCCGCGCGTGACGAGGAGAAGCCGGTGCGCCGGTTTAGCATGAAGAACATGTCCCCAGGCAAACTCGTGCTGATGCTCACGACGACCTTCTTTGGCAATGTGATCCTGGTTGGACTGATGCTCATCCCGATTCTGTGCATTCATTATGTCTACCGTCCCCACCACCCCGAGCGGGAGTACAAGGCACGCAACATCGAAGCGTGGTTCATCTGGGCCGCCTTCAATCTCCATCTGCAGTGGTGGATCCACTTCTTGGTCGAGTTGATCCCGGCGATCATCTTGTACGTTGTGCGCCTTATCTGGGGCCCGCCTGGTCAGCTGCTCCAGAGCGCTTTGGAGTACTACCGTGCGATGAGCAACTACTTCAAGTTCCTGCTGTACGCGGCACTCAACTGGGGCTCCTGGACGATCATTTTCAGCCCAATGTTTGGTCTCTACACGGCGGGGGACTTGGACCCGGATCACAGCTGGGCTTCGTACACCCCACGCCTCTACCAGGTCATGCAGTTTATCGTACGTTTGTTTTGCTCACCCAGTTTTTCCTCACGTTAACGATTGCTGCCGAAAAGGTGATTATCAAGTTTATTGCGATCCGGTTTCACCAGTCGTCGTATGCCGACCGCATTCAGTCGATGTCACACACGCTCAAGGTGCTCGATCATTTGTACAACTGCCGGCCCAAGGGCGACTCGACTGGCACTTCGCCGGGGCCCAGGGCTTTTGTGCAAAAGGCGAGCAAGGGCGTGTCGTTCTTGCGGGAACGCAGCCGCTCGCTGGACGGAACCGAGACGCCACGGTCGAAAGGCAccgacacgccgcggcagAAGGGCGCACGCAGGGCGCTGGCCAAGCAAAAGTTCTCGCAATGGCAGCAAATGGCGAAAGGACGTGCGCAAAagtcgtcggcgctcgcctcgcACCTCGCCTCGATCGGTATGCGCGATCCCGCGCAGCTGCTGAAAACCGCCGAGATGGGTCTGAAGCTCGATATGAACACaccggcgcaggccaaaAAGGTCGCGCGCTCCATCTTTGTCTCGTATCAGCGCGATCCTACGCGCCGGTACCTGGTCCTGGAAGACTTTGCGCCGGCCTATGTCAAGGCGCCCAGCGAGGCCCGCGATGCATTTGCCGTCTTTGACCGCGATGGCAACGGCGATATTTCGCAGATCGAGATCAAGAacacggtgctcgaggtgtTCAAAGAGCGCCGTATTCTCGCCAAGGCCATGCATGACCTAAACAATGccgtggcgcagctcgacttGATTCTGGGTATCATCGCCTGCATTTTTATCCTCTTTGAGGCTTTCGCGATCTTCAATGTGGATGTCGCCAAGACCCTATCGACGTTCTACACGATGGGCATTGCGTTTGCGTTCGTGTTCAAGGAGAGTGCGCAGAACTTGTTTGACTCGATCATCTTCTTGTTTGTCACGCACCCCTTCGACACGGGTGATCTGGTCCAAATCAACCAGGCGACCTATATCGTTCTGCGCCTCAATCTCCTTTCCACACAGTTCGTTACGACCGAAGGGCTCAATCTGTACATGTCCAACCCGGTGCTGGCCGCCACCAGCATCCAGAATTTCCGTCGGTCGAGCTACCAGTACGAGGAGACAAAGATCCAAGTCGCGTTCGACACGCCATGGGAGAAGATCGACGCGGTCCAGCGAGATCTCAACAAGTGGATCGAGAACGATGTCGAGCATCGCTTTATGTATCCTGCGCGCATCTTCCCGTCCTCGATTTCGTACATGCGCACCATGGAGCTCATTGTTGGTATGACCCATTCGCACAACTTCCAGGACTGGGGTAACAGactgctgcgcaaggtcgcCTTCATGGCCGCCCTGATGTACTACTTGCGGaagcaccgcgtcgtgtACGAAGAGGGCCTTGAATCTGCTGCGATTTGGGACCAGGACTGGCAACAGCAATACCAAAGCATGTacgaggagggcgaggcTGCCAAGACCGCCGAGGCCATCGCCAAGGCCTCGGGACAGACTCCGACGGCTCCCGCGAGTACGACGCTCGATGTGGATACCATGCCCGAGCCCCCGCTGCCCAA includes:
- a CDS encoding uncharacterized protein (COG:M; TransMembrane:6 (i43-72o101-122i142-165o185-206i427-452o458-476i); EggNog:ENOG503NVQS), producing MHDPGSPTDYFDWVTDNDVSESARDEEKPVRRFSMKNMSPGKLVLMLTTTFFGNVILVGLMLIPILCIHYVYRPHHPEREYKARNIEAWFIWAAFNLHLQWWIHFLVELIPAIILYVVRLIWGPPGQLLQSALEYYRAMSNYFKFLLYAALNWGSWTIIFSPMFGLYTAGDLDPDHSWASYTPRLYQVMQFIFFLTLTIAAEKVIIKFIAIRFHQSSYADRIQSMSHTLKVLDHLYNCRPKGDSTGTSPGPRAFVQKASKGVSFLRERSRSLDGTETPRSKGTDTPRQKGARRALAKQKFSQWQQMAKGRAQKSSALASHLASIGMRDPAQLLKTAEMGLKLDMNTPAQAKKVARSIFVSYQRDPTRRYLVLEDFAPAYVKAPSEARDAFAVFDRDGNGDISQIEIKNTVLEVFKERRILAKAMHDLNNAVAQLDLILGIIACIFILFEAFAIFNVDVAKTLSTFYTMGIAFAFVFKESAQNLFDSIIFLFVTHPFDTGDLVQINQATYIVLRLNLLSTQFVTTEGLNLYMSNPVLAATSIQNFRRSSYQYEETKIQVAFDTPWEKIDAVQRDLNKWIENDVEHRFMYPARIFPSSISYMRTMELIVGMTHSHNFQDWGNRLLRKVAFMAALMYYLRKHRVVYEEGLESAAIWDQDWQQQYQSMYEEGEAAKTAEAIAKASGQTPTAPASTTLDVDTMPEPPLPNKMAIPESQAEQLSGTKPRIDWERTWVVPQPDPSFEETATSLHPHGEAASTYMYFRPPPDELSQMRLRRRHAPAEGG